In Bacteroidota bacterium, the following proteins share a genomic window:
- the rlmN gene encoding 23S rRNA (adenine(2503)-C(2))-methyltransferase RlmN, with translation MSGISLLASLAKNGYIGGNFFGKMGKTNLKGLPLDQLEAFVASIGEPKYRAKQIFTWLYKQRVSSFDAMTTLSQRLREQLTREAAIDRLAVADQQRSGSDGTIKFLFGLSDGMKIESVLIPPRKESVDAEKRLTLCISTQVGCPLDCKFCATATMGFSRNLAAGEIVDQVLTVQAMSSKPITNVVYMGMGEPMLNYDNVMTSVDILSSEFGMGISPRRITISTAGYAEQIKRMADEGRKPKLALSLHSLDNETRTRLMPITKKFPVEELLDALEYYSHKTRKNVMFEYILFDGVNDGDDDVKKIIKASRRFPCRVNLIPFHSIVFTNPRGFSASLKGSPQERITRFAKKLRDAGIPVFVRHSAGEDIDAACGQLAVKSEAA, from the coding sequence ATGTCCGGAATTTCCCTCCTTGCTTCACTCGCCAAAAATGGCTACATTGGTGGGAATTTTTTCGGGAAGATGGGCAAGACAAACCTCAAAGGGCTTCCGCTGGATCAGCTGGAAGCTTTTGTTGCTTCAATAGGCGAGCCAAAATACCGGGCGAAGCAAATTTTCACCTGGCTGTACAAGCAACGGGTGTCGTCATTCGACGCGATGACGACGCTGTCGCAGCGGCTTCGCGAACAGCTTACCCGGGAAGCAGCGATCGATCGGCTTGCCGTCGCAGACCAGCAGCGTTCCGGATCCGACGGGACGATAAAATTTCTTTTCGGGCTGTCGGATGGAATGAAAATAGAGAGCGTCCTGATTCCGCCGCGAAAGGAATCGGTCGACGCCGAAAAAAGGCTGACGCTCTGCATCTCGACCCAGGTCGGATGCCCGCTCGACTGCAAGTTCTGCGCAACGGCGACAATGGGTTTCAGCAGAAACCTCGCCGCCGGAGAGATCGTTGACCAGGTACTGACGGTGCAGGCAATGAGCAGCAAGCCGATCACGAATGTCGTTTACATGGGGATGGGGGAACCGATGCTGAATTACGACAACGTGATGACGTCGGTCGATATTCTCTCGTCGGAATTCGGCATGGGAATCAGTCCGCGGCGCATCACCATCTCCACCGCCGGTTATGCCGAACAGATCAAGCGGATGGCGGATGAAGGGCGGAAACCGAAGCTGGCGCTCTCGCTCCATTCATTGGACAACGAGACCCGCACCCGGCTGATGCCCATCACGAAAAAATTCCCCGTCGAAGAGCTGCTCGACGCGCTCGAATACTACTCGCACAAGACGCGGAAAAATGTCATGTTCGAATATATTCTTTTCGACGGGGTCAACGACGGCGACGATGACGTCAAGAAGATCATCAAAGCATCGCGCCGTTTTCCGTGCAGAGTGAACCTGATCCCGTTCCATTCGATCGTGTTCACCAACCCGCGCGGATTTTCTGCGTCGCTGAAAGGATCGCCGCAGGAAAGAATCACCCGGTTTGCCAAAAAGCTCCGGGACGCCGGCATCCCGGTGTTCGTCCGCCACAGCGCCGGTGAGGATATCGACGCCGCATGCGGCCAGCTCGCGGTAAAGAGTGAAGCGGCGTAA
- the uvrA gene encoding excinuclease ABC subunit UvrA — protein sequence MPKKEEAAVSSKKHEATPAGKDVLSIRGARVHNLKNISIDIPRNKLVVITGVSGSGKSSLAFDTIYAEGQRRYVESLSSYARQFLERMDKPDVDMIQGMSPAIAIEQKTNTRNPRSTVATTTEIYDYLRLLFARVGKTYCRVCGRVITRDSVHSVVDRVLQEEDGAKFYVTFPMREHEGHTLKEELAALKKRGFFRLIVNGELIDLNERSYTSSKKGIFVLVDRYVLRKSEKASETRLADSIQTAFVEGDGYCMLYNLGNKEQLSFNQHFECPVDHIRYEEPEPHLFSFNNPIGACPKCQGFGRAVGLDMDLIVPNKEKSLRDGAIQPWTTPKFRENLRDLFSIAVDAKVPMNVPFSKLTPEQLGIVMNGYGRQFDGINGFFKMVERKAYKIQYRVLLSKYRGYTTCDECGGARLRKDALDVKICGSTIAGVVEMTIEAADEFFRKAEFSDFELSVCKRILDEIQKRLRYLVDVGLGYITLDRLSSTLSGGESQRINLATSIGSSLVGSIYVLDEPSIGLHPLDNDRLIRILKSLRDIGNTVLVVEHDSDMMREADVLIDMGPKAGEHGGEVTFFGPYKDCIADSSSLTGKYLGGKLSIPIPKARRKKSSASVKVLNAFEHNLRNIDVTIPLNMFVCITGVSGSGKSTLVHEVLYQGLKKKLQAEGGGVLGAGSIEGFEHLSAVELVDQSPIGRSPRSNPITYIKAFELIRDLLAGTQAAKIHGYAPGYFSFNVPGGRCETCEGDGVQKIEMQFMADLYLTCESCKGKRYKKEALDIRYNGKNVDDILSMTVSEAIDFFKSRADGRRVAQKLRILDDVGLGYLRLGQPATTLSGGEAQRVKLAAHLTTQFEGQTLFIFDEPTTGLHFDDIAKLLKCFDALLDAGHSLLIIEHNLDVIKCADHVIDLGPGGGVNGGKVVATGSPEEIAANAQSYTGHFLKKVLSA from the coding sequence ATGCCGAAAAAAGAAGAAGCAGCGGTATCTTCAAAAAAACATGAGGCAACTCCTGCCGGGAAGGATGTTCTCAGCATCCGCGGCGCGCGTGTGCACAACCTGAAGAACATCAGCATTGACATCCCGCGGAACAAGCTGGTCGTCATCACCGGGGTCAGCGGCTCCGGAAAATCGAGCCTCGCGTTCGATACCATCTATGCGGAGGGTCAGCGCCGGTACGTCGAAAGCCTTTCGTCGTATGCCCGTCAGTTCTTGGAGCGCATGGATAAGCCGGATGTCGACATGATCCAGGGGATGAGTCCCGCCATCGCCATCGAGCAAAAAACCAACACCCGCAACCCCCGATCGACGGTCGCAACGACGACAGAGATCTACGATTATCTCCGCCTCCTTTTTGCCCGCGTCGGAAAAACATACTGCCGCGTCTGCGGACGGGTGATCACGCGCGACTCTGTCCATTCTGTGGTCGACCGGGTATTGCAGGAAGAGGACGGCGCGAAATTTTATGTGACGTTCCCGATGCGGGAACACGAAGGGCACACGTTGAAAGAAGAGCTCGCCGCATTGAAGAAACGCGGTTTCTTCCGCCTGATCGTCAACGGCGAATTGATCGACCTGAACGAGCGGTCGTACACTTCTTCAAAGAAGGGGATCTTCGTTCTCGTCGACCGCTATGTTCTGAGGAAGAGCGAGAAAGCGAGCGAAACGCGGCTGGCCGATTCGATTCAAACCGCTTTTGTCGAGGGGGACGGCTATTGCATGCTCTATAATTTGGGGAACAAGGAGCAGCTCTCGTTTAACCAGCATTTCGAATGTCCCGTCGACCACATCCGGTATGAAGAGCCGGAGCCGCATCTTTTTTCGTTCAACAATCCGATCGGGGCTTGTCCCAAGTGCCAGGGATTCGGCCGCGCCGTCGGACTGGACATGGACCTGATCGTTCCCAACAAAGAAAAATCGCTGCGCGACGGCGCGATCCAGCCGTGGACCACGCCGAAATTCCGCGAGAATCTGCGCGACCTCTTTTCGATCGCCGTCGATGCAAAGGTTCCGATGAATGTCCCGTTTTCCAAACTCACCCCCGAGCAGCTGGGCATCGTCATGAACGGCTACGGCCGCCAGTTCGACGGCATCAACGGCTTCTTTAAAATGGTCGAGAGGAAGGCGTATAAAATTCAGTACCGCGTCTTGCTGAGCAAGTACCGCGGCTATACGACATGCGATGAATGCGGAGGAGCGCGGCTCCGCAAGGATGCGCTCGATGTCAAGATTTGCGGCTCTACGATCGCCGGCGTCGTTGAAATGACCATCGAAGCGGCGGATGAATTTTTCAGAAAAGCCGAATTCTCCGATTTTGAGCTGAGCGTTTGCAAGAGAATTTTGGACGAGATCCAAAAGCGCCTCCGCTATTTGGTCGATGTCGGCCTCGGCTATATCACGCTCGACCGGCTTTCGTCGACTCTTTCCGGAGGAGAATCCCAGCGGATCAACCTTGCAACGTCCATCGGCTCATCGCTTGTCGGGTCGATCTACGTGCTGGACGAGCCGAGCATCGGCCTTCATCCGCTCGACAACGACCGGCTGATCCGCATCCTCAAATCGCTCCGCGACATCGGCAATACGGTGCTGGTGGTCGAACACGATTCCGATATGATGAGGGAAGCGGACGTGCTTATCGACATGGGACCGAAGGCGGGAGAACACGGCGGCGAGGTCACTTTTTTTGGGCCATACAAGGATTGCATCGCCGACAGTTCGTCTCTCACCGGGAAATATCTCGGCGGGAAGTTGTCGATTCCTATTCCGAAAGCACGAAGAAAGAAAAGCTCCGCGTCGGTGAAAGTATTGAACGCTTTCGAGCATAACTTGAGAAATATCGACGTGACGATTCCGCTGAACATGTTCGTCTGCATCACCGGCGTCAGCGGGTCGGGGAAGAGTACGCTCGTCCACGAGGTTCTTTATCAAGGATTGAAGAAGAAACTGCAGGCGGAAGGGGGCGGAGTGTTGGGCGCCGGCTCGATCGAAGGGTTCGAGCATCTCTCGGCGGTCGAGCTTGTCGACCAGTCGCCGATCGGCCGTTCCCCGCGATCGAACCCGATCACCTACATCAAAGCCTTCGAGTTGATCCGCGACCTGCTTGCCGGCACCCAGGCGGCGAAGATTCACGGGTATGCGCCCGGATATTTTTCATTCAACGTTCCCGGTGGCCGCTGCGAGACCTGCGAGGGGGACGGAGTTCAGAAGATCGAAATGCAGTTCATGGCGGATTTGTACCTCACGTGCGAGAGCTGCAAAGGGAAGCGCTACAAAAAAGAAGCCCTGGACATCCGGTATAACGGAAAAAATGTCGACGATATTCTTTCAATGACCGTCAGCGAAGCGATCGATTTTTTCAAAAGCCGCGCAGACGGCCGGCGCGTTGCGCAAAAGCTCAGGATCCTCGACGATGTCGGCCTCGGTTATTTGCGGCTTGGCCAGCCTGCGACGACGCTCTCCGGCGGCGAGGCGCAGCGTGTGAAGCTCGCCGCGCATCTGACGACGCAGTTCGAGGGGCAGACGCTCTTCATTTTTGACGAACCGACGACCGGCCTCCACTTCGACGACATTGCCAAGCTGCTGAAGTGCTTCGACGCCCTTCTGGATGCGGGGCATTCCCTCCTCATCATCGAACACAACCTCGATGTCATCAAGTGCGCCGATCATGTGATCGACCTTGGACCGGGGGGAGGAGTGAATGGGGGGAAAGTTGTAGCCACTGGAAGCCCGGAAGAGATTGCGGCGAACGCTCAATCGTACACCGGACATTTTTTGAAGAAAGTTCTTTCTGCATAA
- a CDS encoding class I SAM-dependent rRNA methyltransferase: MPVINKKNIVLKKNEERRIQAGHQWVFSNEIQTINGAPRSGDIVEIVRHDMKRLGIGFYNSHSLIAARFLSADDEEIDFKFFERRILSALALRKKLYPKNATFRLVHGESDFLSGLIIDKYNEYLSVQTFSSGMDSRLTLICDVLVSIFSPRGIVERNESPLRALEELPARKGILRGTVEPTIIELHDLKFRVDLLEGQKTGFFLDQRENRAALRPFSKDAEVLDCFCNEGGFGIYAAHFGARSATGIDSSEYAVEKSKVNATLNNIHSATFLCADVFEALAGQKKEYDLVVLDPPSFTKNRKTVATAVKGYKELNAGAMKILRSGGTLATASCSHHIEETTFLNIINDSAVKAGRKVRLLDFGGAAPDHPTLPAMPETKYLKFALLSVE; encoded by the coding sequence ATGCCTGTAATCAACAAAAAAAATATAGTCCTAAAAAAGAATGAAGAGCGCCGCATTCAGGCCGGGCATCAGTGGGTCTTCAGCAATGAAATTCAAACGATCAACGGCGCTCCCCGGAGCGGCGACATCGTTGAGATCGTCCGGCACGACATGAAGCGGCTCGGCATCGGCTTTTACAATTCCCATTCGCTCATTGCAGCCCGGTTCCTCTCCGCGGATGACGAAGAGATCGATTTCAAGTTTTTCGAGCGGCGGATACTTTCGGCCCTTGCCTTGCGGAAAAAGCTCTACCCCAAGAACGCAACGTTCCGCCTCGTGCACGGGGAGAGCGATTTTCTTTCCGGATTGATCATCGATAAGTACAACGAGTACCTTTCGGTCCAGACTTTTTCTTCAGGAATGGATTCGCGGCTGACACTGATCTGCGATGTGCTCGTTTCGATTTTTTCCCCGCGAGGGATCGTCGAGCGAAACGAATCCCCGCTCCGTGCGCTTGAAGAGCTGCCGGCCCGGAAAGGGATCCTCCGCGGTACCGTCGAGCCGACGATCATCGAACTGCACGACCTTAAATTCCGCGTGGACCTGCTGGAAGGGCAAAAAACCGGTTTCTTCCTCGACCAAAGAGAAAATCGCGCGGCGCTTCGGCCCTTTTCAAAAGATGCCGAAGTTCTCGACTGTTTTTGCAATGAAGGAGGGTTCGGGATCTATGCTGCGCATTTCGGGGCGCGTTCTGCGACGGGCATCGACAGCTCCGAGTACGCGGTTGAAAAATCAAAGGTGAACGCGACCTTGAACAATATCCATTCGGCGACGTTCCTATGCGCCGATGTTTTCGAAGCGTTGGCAGGCCAGAAGAAAGAGTACGATCTTGTCGTCCTCGACCCCCCTTCCTTTACAAAGAACCGAAAGACCGTCGCGACCGCCGTGAAGGGTTACAAAGAGCTCAACGCCGGCGCCATGAAAATCCTCCGCTCAGGCGGGACTCTTGCCACCGCTTCTTGTTCTCACCATATAGAGGAAACGACATTCTTAAACATTATTAATGACAGCGCTGTCAAAGCGGGACGGAAAGTGAGACTGCTCGATTTCGGCGGGGCGGCGCCGGACCACCCGACCTTGCCCGCGATGCCGGAGACCAAATATCTGAAGTTTGCCTTGCTTTCGGTCGAGTGA
- a CDS encoding class I fructose-bisphosphate aldolase — protein MALDFQKLLGADVKLLEHKCTTIPKESLHLPGPNFVDSVYALSDRPTPVLKSLQALFDNGRLAKTGYLSILPVDQGIEHSGGASFAPNPAYFDPENIVKLAIEGGANAVASTLGVLGAVARKYAHKIPFILKINHNEFLSYPNTYDQTLFASVKQAYWMGAVAVGATVYFGSAESRRQIWEVSQAFQHAHELGMGTILWCYTRNNAFKTKEKDYHVSADLTGQANHLGVTIEADIIKQKLPENNGGYTALNFGKTSKLVYEKLTTDNPIDLTRYQVANCYMGRAGLINSGGASSGASDLAEAVRTAVINKRAGGTGLISGRKAFQRPMNEGVQILNAIQDVYLSKEVTVA, from the coding sequence ATGGCTTTAGATTTTCAAAAACTTCTGGGAGCTGATGTCAAGCTTCTTGAACACAAATGCACCACGATTCCGAAGGAATCGCTTCATTTACCCGGCCCGAATTTTGTTGACTCGGTCTATGCGTTGTCCGACCGCCCGACGCCCGTGTTGAAGAGCCTTCAGGCGCTCTTCGATAACGGCCGGTTGGCCAAAACCGGCTACCTTTCCATCCTCCCTGTCGACCAGGGGATCGAGCACTCCGGCGGCGCTTCGTTCGCCCCCAACCCGGCCTATTTCGACCCGGAGAATATCGTAAAGCTTGCGATCGAAGGAGGAGCGAACGCTGTCGCCTCCACGCTTGGCGTGTTGGGAGCGGTTGCCAGGAAATATGCGCACAAGATTCCGTTCATTCTGAAGATCAATCACAATGAATTTCTTTCCTATCCCAACACGTACGACCAGACACTCTTCGCAAGCGTGAAGCAGGCGTATTGGATGGGAGCGGTTGCGGTCGGCGCCACGGTCTATTTTGGCTCTGCTGAATCCCGCAGGCAAATCTGGGAAGTGAGCCAGGCCTTCCAGCATGCGCATGAACTCGGCATGGGCACGATCTTATGGTGCTACACAAGGAATAACGCGTTTAAGACGAAGGAAAAAGATTATCACGTTTCTGCCGACCTCACCGGACAGGCGAACCATCTCGGCGTGACGATCGAAGCCGACATCATCAAGCAGAAATTGCCGGAGAACAACGGCGGTTACACGGCGCTCAATTTCGGCAAGACCAGCAAGCTGGTCTATGAGAAGCTGACCACCGATAATCCGATCGACCTTACGAGGTACCAGGTCGCCAATTGCTATATGGGCCGGGCCGGATTGATCAATTCGGGGGGCGCATCGTCCGGCGCAAGCGACCTTGCCGAGGCAGTGCGCACGGCAGTCATCAACAAGCGTGCTGGCGGAACCGGACTCATCTCCGGCCGTAAAGCGTTCCAGCGTCCGATGAACGAAGGCGTGCAGATCCTGAATGCAATTCAGGATGTGTATCTGTCGAAAGAAGTGACTGTTGCATAA
- a CDS encoding cation diffusion facilitator family transporter, with amino-acid sequence MEQSSIQQTEKSAVARSSIAGALVITGLKITVGVWTGSLGILSEAAHSGLDLLAAIVTFFAVKFSARPADKTHLYGHGKIESFSALIETVLLLITCLLIIDEAVKRLLYRTVEIEVNFWSFFVIILSIAVDVSRSRALRKVAVKYKSQALEADALHFGTDVWSSGVVLFGLVLTFLKIPVADSIAALIVAIIVIGVSFSLGKRTVDELLDRAPAGIEEKVKHAAEGLAGVQSVGNVRVRNSGPQTFVDLTLHLKRTMPFEAANTLVHVVEKEIQSILPNADIVIHPEPTETSDETIVDKVKLLLSKKGLSTHDVQAFQVDGRYQVEFHLEFGQQHEFVRVHSIVDEAESLVKNEIPNVASVIVHIEDSRERVFESTDVTRASKELIERIMELGRAQQGVQECSILSVLDVRGKYRVAMKCIVDKRLSLEDVHMISTALENKIMVEFPLIQETNIHAEPSVE; translated from the coding sequence ATGGAACAGTCCTCAATCCAGCAGACCGAAAAATCTGCGGTGGCCCGTTCGTCCATCGCCGGAGCGTTGGTCATTACCGGCCTGAAAATTACCGTCGGCGTGTGGACTGGAAGTTTGGGAATTTTGTCGGAAGCAGCCCATTCGGGACTCGACCTGCTTGCGGCCATTGTCACTTTTTTTGCGGTGAAATTTTCAGCTCGGCCGGCCGATAAGACGCATCTCTACGGCCATGGCAAGATCGAAAGCTTCTCCGCCCTCATCGAAACGGTTCTCCTGTTGATCACCTGCCTGTTGATCATCGATGAGGCGGTCAAGCGATTGCTCTACCGCACGGTCGAAATTGAAGTGAACTTTTGGAGTTTCTTCGTCATCATCCTGTCGATCGCGGTGGATGTCTCGAGGTCGCGGGCGTTGCGCAAAGTTGCAGTGAAGTACAAAAGTCAGGCGCTTGAGGCGGACGCACTTCATTTCGGAACCGATGTTTGGAGTTCGGGAGTTGTGCTGTTCGGGCTTGTTCTGACATTTTTGAAAATTCCCGTTGCCGACTCTATCGCCGCATTGATCGTCGCGATCATCGTTATCGGAGTTTCCTTTTCACTCGGCAAAAGGACGGTGGACGAGCTTCTCGACCGCGCGCCGGCAGGCATCGAAGAAAAAGTGAAACATGCCGCCGAAGGGCTGGCGGGAGTGCAGAGTGTCGGGAATGTCCGGGTCCGGAATTCCGGCCCGCAGACCTTTGTCGATTTAACGCTGCACCTTAAGCGGACGATGCCGTTCGAAGCGGCCAACACGCTTGTCCACGTCGTCGAAAAAGAGATTCAGAGCATACTGCCGAATGCCGACATCGTTATCCACCCCGAGCCGACAGAGACATCCGACGAGACGATCGTCGACAAGGTCAAACTCCTTCTGTCGAAGAAAGGCCTCAGTACGCACGACGTTCAGGCATTTCAGGTGGACGGGAGATACCAGGTCGAGTTCCACCTCGAATTCGGACAGCAGCACGAATTTGTGCGCGTTCATTCGATCGTCGATGAAGCGGAATCGCTGGTGAAGAACGAGATTCCGAATGTTGCCTCGGTGATCGTTCATATTGAAGATTCCCGGGAAAGAGTCTTCGAATCGACCGACGTTACTCGGGCTTCGAAAGAACTTATCGAAAGAATTATGGAGCTGGGGCGGGCCCAGCAGGGAGTCCAGGAGTGCAGCATTCTTTCGGTGCTGGACGTCCGGGGGAAATACCGTGTGGCGATGAAATGCATCGTCGACAAACGGCTCTCGCTCGAGGATGTGCATATGATTTCCACCGCACTTGAGAACAAGATCATGGTGGAATTTCCCCTGATTCAGGAGACGAACATCCATGCCGAGCCGTCCGTAGAGTAA
- a CDS encoding HAD family hydrolase — MKCVIFDMDGTLTQTNLLIFESFNHIAEEYLKKRLTPPEIISLFGPPEEEAIQKIIGTGNLAIAMEKYYRFYQERHNELASLYPGIREILEILRMKKVAIALFTGKGRRTTDITMQKLGIEQFFDLTVTGDDVDHFKPSGDGIRKILRKCSLQPDEAVMVGDAVADIKAAHECGVPVAAVVWDSYGKESVMKETTDFLFHSVDELRSWLEQRIDHNERSAINDEQ; from the coding sequence TTGAAGTGCGTCATCTTCGATATGGACGGCACGTTAACACAGACGAACCTGTTGATCTTTGAATCATTCAACCATATCGCCGAAGAATACCTGAAGAAACGCCTGACTCCGCCGGAGATCATTTCGTTGTTCGGCCCCCCCGAGGAAGAAGCGATCCAGAAGATCATCGGCACGGGAAACCTCGCGATTGCCATGGAAAAGTACTACAGGTTTTATCAGGAACGGCACAACGAGCTTGCCTCGCTTTACCCCGGAATTCGGGAAATTCTTGAGATCCTCAGGATGAAGAAAGTTGCCATAGCCCTTTTTACGGGCAAGGGGAGACGCACAACCGATATCACCATGCAAAAACTCGGCATCGAGCAGTTCTTTGACCTCACTGTCACCGGCGACGACGTTGACCATTTTAAGCCGTCCGGAGACGGAATCAGGAAAATATTGCGGAAGTGTTCGCTGCAGCCGGACGAGGCGGTGATGGTCGGCGACGCCGTTGCCGATATTAAAGCCGCCCACGAATGCGGGGTGCCCGTTGCCGCTGTTGTATGGGACTCATACGGCAAAGAGTCGGTGATGAAGGAAACGACCGATTTTCTTTTCCACAGCGTGGACGAATTGCGCTCCTGGCTGGAGCAGAGAATCGATCACAATGAGCGGTCAGCAATCAACGATGAACAATGA
- a CDS encoding Gfo/Idh/MocA family oxidoreductase translates to MMQNGAPHTTSVRSPLRTGVVGIGHLGSLHAKMYSEIPGAEFVGAFDTDKAKCDSAVSQFRGARSFSSFDELLANAEAVSVATVTSQHYEVAKRALNAGVHVLIEKPITQTVAEAEELIALAAAKGCIIQVGHIERFNPAILALESYDLKPMFIESHRLAQFNPRGTDVAVVLDLMIHDIDVILSLVRSPVARIDANGVAVVSDSVDIANARLQFENGCVANVTASRISQNKMRKMRMFQQNGYISIDFLQGLAEVFRLVDDGAGRGQTTMLLGQIGEGKKKRNIVYEQPEVKDVNALKYELESFVASVREKKEPVVSGIDGKLALEVAQRILNSIQVQKFNV, encoded by the coding sequence ATGATGCAGAACGGCGCACCGCACACCACGAGCGTTCGGAGTCCTTTGAGAACCGGAGTTGTCGGCATCGGGCATCTCGGGTCCCTGCACGCCAAAATGTATTCCGAAATTCCGGGCGCGGAGTTCGTCGGGGCATTCGATACCGATAAAGCAAAATGTGATTCCGCCGTTTCTCAATTCCGGGGTGCGAGGTCGTTTTCAAGCTTCGATGAGCTGCTGGCGAACGCAGAAGCAGTGAGCGTCGCGACGGTGACCTCCCAGCACTATGAAGTTGCCAAACGGGCGTTGAATGCCGGCGTCCACGTGCTGATCGAAAAACCGATCACTCAAACGGTGGCGGAGGCGGAAGAATTGATTGCCCTTGCAGCGGCGAAGGGGTGCATCATTCAGGTCGGTCACATTGAACGATTCAACCCGGCTATTCTTGCCCTTGAGTCGTACGACCTGAAGCCGATGTTTATCGAATCGCATCGCCTGGCGCAGTTCAACCCGCGCGGCACCGATGTCGCGGTCGTGCTCGATCTGATGATCCACGACATCGACGTGATCCTGAGCCTCGTCCGCTCGCCGGTTGCCCGGATCGATGCTAACGGCGTCGCGGTCGTCTCCGATTCTGTCGACATTGCGAACGCGCGGCTCCAGTTTGAGAACGGATGCGTTGCCAATGTGACCGCCAGCCGGATCTCGCAGAATAAAATGCGCAAGATGAGAATGTTCCAGCAAAATGGGTACATCTCCATCGATTTTCTCCAGGGACTTGCGGAAGTGTTCCGTCTTGTTGATGACGGAGCGGGCCGGGGACAGACGACGATGTTGCTGGGCCAGATCGGCGAGGGAAAGAAGAAACGAAATATTGTTTACGAACAGCCGGAAGTGAAAGACGTCAACGCGCTGAAGTACGAGCTGGAATCGTTCGTCGCCTCCGTCAGGGAAAAAAAGGAACCTGTGGTCTCCGGTATCGACGGAAAACTGGCCCTCGAGGTGGCCCAAAGAATTTTGAATTCTATTCAAGTGCAGAAGTTCAACGTCTGA
- a CDS encoding CCA tRNA nucleotidyltransferase translates to MTGKKQHIEIRSRELQSIGKLADGLGVEVYVVGGYVRDKLLGKEVQDVDVLVVGDGIEFAKRTAEEFGKQSVATYENFGTAMLKTGALKIEFVGARKESYSRDTRNPSVEPGSLQDDLARRDFTVNALAASLNSATLGEVTDPFDGQADLEARILRTPLDPSRTFTDDPLRIMRAVRFASQLGFSLEKETLEAIASMKDRLNIIAQERITDEFMKILSSPKPSVGLRLMFDTGVMNIVFPEVAELSGVDQRDDHHHKDVFLHTCVVVDNIAAMTDNLYLRFTALVHDIAKPRTKQFREGIGWTFYGHEEVGARMVKHIFRKLKLPFDKISYVEKLVRLHLRPMALVDEDVTDSAVRRLLFDAGELIDDLMVLCRADITSKNPKLVREYTANYDLVYGKMKEVEEKDRLRAFQPPVRGDEIMRVCGLEPGELVGILKSKIENAILDGVIPNEHDAALHHLLSIKDEVIREYQRIP, encoded by the coding sequence ATGACCGGAAAGAAACAACATATTGAAATTCGGTCGAGGGAGCTTCAATCGATCGGGAAGCTCGCCGATGGGCTGGGCGTTGAGGTGTACGTTGTTGGTGGCTACGTTCGCGACAAATTGCTCGGTAAAGAAGTGCAGGACGTTGACGTTCTCGTGGTTGGCGACGGGATCGAGTTCGCTAAACGCACGGCGGAGGAATTCGGAAAACAGAGCGTGGCGACGTACGAGAATTTCGGTACCGCGATGCTGAAGACGGGGGCTCTGAAAATTGAATTTGTCGGCGCCCGCAAGGAAAGCTACTCGAGAGATACCCGCAACCCCTCCGTGGAGCCAGGTTCGCTCCAGGACGACCTCGCGCGGAGGGATTTTACCGTTAATGCGCTCGCCGCCTCGTTAAATTCTGCGACCTTGGGGGAGGTCACCGACCCGTTTGACGGACAGGCAGATCTTGAAGCGAGAATTCTCCGGACGCCCCTCGATCCGTCGAGAACTTTTACGGATGACCCGCTCCGGATCATGCGCGCGGTGAGGTTTGCATCCCAGCTCGGTTTTTCCCTCGAGAAGGAAACGCTCGAAGCGATCGCGTCGATGAAGGATCGGCTTAATATCATAGCACAGGAACGGATCACGGATGAGTTCATGAAGATCCTCTCCAGCCCGAAGCCGTCTGTCGGCCTGCGGCTGATGTTCGACACCGGCGTGATGAACATCGTGTTTCCCGAGGTCGCGGAACTCTCCGGAGTCGACCAGCGGGATGACCATCACCACAAAGATGTGTTCCTGCACACGTGCGTTGTAGTCGACAACATCGCGGCGATGACGGACAATCTCTATCTCCGTTTCACTGCGCTCGTGCACGACATCGCCAAGCCGAGGACAAAACAGTTTCGCGAAGGGATCGGGTGGACGTTCTACGGGCACGAAGAGGTCGGAGCAAGGATGGTGAAGCATATTTTCAGGAAGCTGAAGCTTCCGTTCGACAAGATTTCGTACGTGGAAAAGCTGGTGAGGCTTCATCTCCGTCCGATGGCGCTTGTCGACGAAGACGTGACCGACTCCGCCGTTCGCCGCCTTCTCTTCGATGCGGGAGAATTGATCGACGACCTGATGGTTCTTTGCAGAGCCGACATCACTTCAAAAAATCCGAAGCTCGTCAGGGAGTACACGGCAAACTACGACCTCGTTTACGGAAAGATGAAGGAGGTGGAGGAAAAGGACCGTCTGCGGGCGTTTCAGCCGCCGGTTCGCGGCGATGAGATCATGCGGGTGTGTGGTTTGGAGCCGGGTGAATTGGTCGGCATCCTGAAGTCCAAGATTGAAAACGCCATCCTCGACGGCGTCATTCCCAACGAGCATGATGCCGCGCTTCATCATCTTCTCTCTATTAAAGACGAGGTCATCCGGGAATATCAGCGCATTCCTTAA